One window of Treponema denticola genomic DNA carries:
- a CDS encoding RidA family protein, with product MKEIIATNKAPSAIGPYSQGIKANGFVFTSGQIPLDPATGAFPEGIKAQTRQSLLNVKAILEQAGTSIDKVIKTTVFLSDMNNFAAMNEVYAEIFGSSNHPSRSAVQVARLPKDALVEIEVIALA from the coding sequence ATGAAAGAAATTATCGCAACAAACAAGGCACCTTCAGCCATCGGCCCCTATTCTCAGGGAATTAAGGCAAACGGTTTTGTATTTACATCGGGACAAATCCCCTTGGATCCTGCTACGGGAGCCTTTCCTGAAGGAATTAAAGCCCAAACACGCCAGTCCTTGCTCAACGTAAAGGCAATTTTGGAACAGGCAGGAACAAGCATCGACAAGGTAATCAAAACCACCGTTTTTTTAAGCGATATGAATAACTTTGCAGCAATGAACGAGGTATATGCAGAAATCTTCGGCTCTTCAAACCATCCTTCAAGATCGGCCGTACAGGTTGCCCGTCTTCCTAAAGACGCCCTCGTCGAAATAGAAGTAATCGCCCTTGCATAA
- the mutL gene encoding DNA mismatch repair endonuclease MutL: MREYKPVKLLSKETASKIAAGEVIERPASVVRELLDNSIDAGASQIIVEIEEGGVSSIRVSDDGCGMTREDLELCTHTHSTSKIEEAEDLLHLRSLGFRGEALSSVQAVSSLEITSTREGPAAWKLSLGKISPARLNKGTTVEVKNLFENFPARKKFLKRPQYEAAQCRQTFVEKALPHYNIEMRYIADGINKLILPAHSSLKERCLTAMSLKEPEELFYEINQEGDGFSFKAVLGSPAVVRSDKRNIYIFVNGRRINEYGLVQALCYASEGYFPNGGFPAAFVFLNVDPERVDFNIHPAKREAKFEDYKEIHHSLSSTISSFYKQKTVSDLLKESYQPEYTQGFDFEKTEYEAADLNQSYNPAGTKTYWPSSPIRQIEASAAFQEVSAAQHRLSAAAYETSAVPQDLPKSDFKFLGQFCGTFIAVEKNNALYIIDQHAAHERILFEGLKKSLGPSQELLIPYRIETESEKDDEIIRLNLHELQKAGFNISEDKKGLWIIRAVPIRWQGTEKDLKEDLAGAGKDPSGLMHHILARSACRAACKDGDIIDPVSAYNIAVKTFALPEPLCPHGRPLYFIIDRAELFKRIKRT; the protein is encoded by the coding sequence ATGAGAGAATACAAGCCCGTAAAACTCTTATCAAAAGAAACCGCAAGCAAAATAGCCGCCGGAGAAGTTATTGAGCGGCCGGCCTCTGTTGTGCGGGAACTATTGGATAACTCGATAGATGCGGGAGCCTCTCAAATTATAGTGGAAATAGAAGAAGGCGGAGTAAGTTCAATCAGGGTGAGCGATGACGGCTGCGGAATGACAAGGGAAGACTTGGAGCTTTGTACCCATACCCATTCCACAAGCAAAATAGAAGAGGCTGAAGACCTCCTCCACTTAAGGAGCTTGGGCTTTAGAGGTGAAGCCCTTTCATCGGTGCAGGCTGTAAGCTCCCTCGAAATTACCTCCACCCGCGAAGGCCCCGCAGCTTGGAAACTTTCCTTAGGAAAGATTTCTCCTGCCCGCCTAAATAAGGGCACAACAGTCGAAGTTAAAAATCTTTTTGAAAACTTCCCTGCCCGAAAAAAATTTTTAAAACGTCCTCAATATGAGGCTGCCCAATGCCGTCAGACCTTTGTCGAAAAAGCCCTCCCCCACTACAATATCGAAATGCGTTATATAGCGGACGGAATAAATAAGCTAATTCTTCCGGCGCATTCTTCCTTAAAAGAAAGATGCCTTACAGCCATGAGCCTTAAAGAACCTGAAGAGCTTTTTTACGAGATAAACCAAGAAGGAGACGGCTTTTCTTTTAAAGCTGTTTTAGGAAGCCCCGCGGTAGTCCGCTCCGACAAGCGGAATATCTACATCTTTGTAAACGGAAGGCGGATAAACGAATACGGCCTTGTTCAAGCCCTTTGCTATGCCTCGGAAGGCTATTTTCCCAACGGAGGCTTTCCCGCAGCCTTTGTGTTTTTAAATGTAGATCCGGAAAGAGTCGACTTCAATATTCATCCTGCAAAAAGGGAAGCAAAATTCGAAGACTATAAAGAAATTCATCACAGCCTAAGCTCTACCATAAGTTCTTTTTATAAACAAAAAACGGTTTCCGATCTTTTAAAGGAAAGCTATCAACCGGAATATACGCAAGGCTTTGATTTTGAAAAAACTGAATATGAAGCAGCCGATTTAAACCAAAGCTATAATCCGGCCGGCACAAAAACCTATTGGCCGTCCTCCCCCATAAGGCAGATTGAAGCCTCGGCAGCTTTTCAGGAAGTGTCAGCAGCACAGCATAGACTGTCGGCTGCTGCTTATGAGACCTCAGCTGTGCCGCAAGACCTCCCCAAATCCGATTTTAAATTTTTAGGCCAATTTTGCGGCACCTTTATCGCTGTCGAAAAAAACAATGCCCTCTATATAATAGACCAACATGCCGCCCACGAGCGTATTCTTTTTGAAGGCTTAAAAAAAAGCCTCGGCCCCTCGCAGGAGCTTTTAATTCCTTACCGCATCGAAACGGAATCCGAAAAAGACGATGAAATCATAAGACTAAACCTCCATGAGCTTCAAAAAGCGGGCTTTAATATAAGTGAAGACAAAAAAGGGCTTTGGATTATAAGGGCGGTTCCCATAAGATGGCAGGGCACGGAAAAAGACTTAAAAGAAGACCTTGCAGGTGCAGGTAAGGATCCTTCGGGACTCATGCACCACATCCTTGCAAGATCAGCCTGCCGTGCCGCCTGCAAGGACGGCGACATAATCGATCCCGTTTCTGCATACAATATAGCGGTTAAAACCTTCGCCCTCCCCGAACCGCTCTGCCCCCACGGCCGCCCCCTCTATTTTATAATCGACCGCGCCGAACTTTTTAAACGTATAAAACGAACTTAA
- the xseB gene encoding exodeoxyribonuclease VII small subunit: MKKFEERLEKLEKISDDIRSSDIPLEKALSLFEEGIKLAKGLEKDIEKMEGKIEVLLNQPVLPEEEPELDLFTVTENV; the protein is encoded by the coding sequence ATGAAAAAATTTGAAGAAAGACTGGAAAAACTTGAAAAGATAAGCGATGACATACGCTCCTCCGATATTCCTTTGGAAAAGGCTCTTTCCCTCTTTGAAGAAGGCATAAAGCTTGCCAAAGGGCTCGAAAAAGATATAGAAAAAATGGAAGGAAAGATTGAAGTCTTATTAAACCAGCCAGTACTGCCAGAAGAAGAGCCGGAGCTCGACCTGTTTACGGTAACGGAAAACGTTTAA
- a CDS encoding ATP-binding protein yields MDFSRKLPIGVQSFKVIRDDNYLYVDKTEYVYRLASSGRVYFLSRPRRFGKSLFLSTLEAYFLGQKELFKGLAIEKLEESEKEKREIWQEYPVLYLDLNLAKYETREDLESVLNNHLCRWEELYDKSNSENTLAERFFGIIHRAYKKTGRQAVILIDEYDKPLIHTMWKDAALNEIYKTILKGFFGVIKTADQAIRFAFLTGVTKFSKVSIFSDLNNLNDISQKPDYAGICGISQKELLETFRPEIEILAERNELSYEDCVSALKKRYDGYCFSYGTEMMYNPFSLLNVFDGKQFEDYWFATGTPTFLVNELKRADYNIPDLDGNVEMNSAFLSDYRAGVDSIIPVLFQSGYLTIKGYDKEYKMYLLGFPNEEVRYGFLYNLLPEYSNINFTDTSFNVVQFTRDLRAGKVDEFMQRLKSIMASLPYGTEKKDSNESIALREHNFQVCIYLVFALMGQFVEVETPSSTGRTDCVVKTEKAVYIFEFKLKESAEDALKQIKEKNYAERYKAENKNIVLIGVSFDPEEKTVKEWISETLT; encoded by the coding sequence ATGGATTTTAGTAGAAAGTTGCCTATAGGCGTACAGAGTTTTAAAGTAATCCGTGATGATAATTATCTCTATGTCGATAAGACCGAATATGTTTATAGATTGGCATCTTCGGGCAGAGTTTATTTTTTAAGCCGTCCGAGGCGTTTTGGAAAAAGTCTTTTTCTTTCTACTCTTGAAGCTTATTTTTTAGGGCAAAAAGAATTGTTTAAAGGCCTTGCCATTGAAAAGCTCGAAGAGTCGGAAAAAGAAAAAAGAGAAATCTGGCAGGAATATCCCGTTTTATATTTGGATCTTAATCTTGCAAAATATGAAACAAGGGAAGACCTTGAAAGCGTTTTAAATAATCATCTTTGCAGATGGGAAGAATTATATGATAAGAGCAATTCTGAAAATACTCTTGCAGAACGCTTTTTCGGCATCATACACCGTGCATACAAAAAAACCGGAAGGCAGGCAGTTATCCTTATAGACGAGTATGATAAGCCCCTTATTCACACTATGTGGAAGGATGCTGCCTTAAATGAAATCTATAAGACAATTCTTAAAGGTTTTTTCGGAGTTATAAAAACAGCCGACCAAGCAATACGCTTTGCCTTTTTAACCGGAGTTACCAAATTCAGCAAGGTAAGCATTTTCAGCGATTTAAACAATCTAAACGATATAAGTCAAAAGCCAGATTATGCCGGTATATGCGGAATAAGCCAAAAAGAATTATTGGAAACTTTCCGCCCCGAAATAGAAATCCTAGCCGAAAGAAACGAATTAAGCTATGAAGATTGTGTTTCAGCCTTAAAGAAAAGATATGACGGTTATTGTTTTTCTTATGGAACGGAAATGATGTATAACCCATTCAGTCTGCTCAATGTTTTTGATGGAAAACAATTTGAAGACTATTGGTTTGCAACAGGCACTCCGACCTTTTTGGTAAACGAATTAAAAAGAGCGGACTACAATATTCCCGACTTGGACGGAAACGTAGAGATGAATTCTGCTTTTTTATCCGATTACAGGGCAGGTGTGGACTCAATTATACCCGTATTGTTTCAATCGGGTTACTTGACTATAAAAGGCTATGATAAAGAATATAAGATGTACTTGTTGGGCTTTCCAAATGAGGAAGTGCGTTACGGTTTTTTGTATAATCTTTTACCCGAATATTCAAATATAAACTTTACAGATACCTCTTTTAATGTGGTACAGTTTACAAGGGATTTAAGAGCGGGAAAGGTAGATGAGTTTATGCAAAGATTAAAGTCGATAATGGCAAGCCTCCCCTACGGTACGGAAAAAAAAGACAGCAATGAAAGCATCGCCTTGAGGGAGCATAATTTTCAAGTTTGCATTTACTTGGTTTTTGCGTTGATGGGACAGTTTGTCGAAGTGGAAACTCCTTCATCTACAGGAAGAACCGATTGCGTTGTAAAAACAGAAAAGGCTGTTTACATCTTTGAGTTCAAACTAAAAGAAAGTGCGGAAGATGCCTTAAAACAAATCAAAGAAAAAAACTATGCCGAAAGGTACAAGGCTGAAAATAAAAATATAGTTCTTATAGGTGTAAGTTTCGATCCTGAAGAAAAAACCGTAAAAGAGTGGATAAGCGAAACATTGACATGA
- a CDS encoding ABC transporter ATP-binding protein, with translation MLKNFIKCICTVFKYGAFPAVVLFFLSVFTGLTLPFTVLYTQKLIDSIILFLKESVVLSSVLWNAAVLALTILFMNHVNFISNIAFIYLEKKLTYNLSEAILTKMLKIEFACFEDAALHDALKEIRSRPAKKVINLFKECRAFLCDSIKLFGMVFIFARVSPWLSLGFFVFLVLDFINEYIATKKIQAIYASQVFDERELEDLSSLLSNKDALPELKIFSAIPFIVKKFKDKYKVLLKERISITLKSYRYMGIASVIMIAWFSFLIFVLIRLIIRGQVSVGMFTGLIASITEIYYLLVFMSQSFWGLIDDNKSIGFLYTFMDLPHDIHYKEMRYEEKILEQNILEQNIFDKKNAIIFENVSFHYPNSEKKVLKNISFRIEAGAHIALVGKNGSGKTSLIKLIAGLYKPSAGNIFIGSKNINSLSRDALHREFSVVFQDYASYQMTLRENAALGSIEFLNDDEHLKKSLALISDDPVFDDLDKHLGKLEESGTELSGGQKQKLAIARACAAKTNFIIFDEPTASLDPSAEKEMYQNLQKIIGTSNRGRGCIFISHRLASAKMADIIFVLDEGRIIEKGSHDELIKNGGLYSKMYKEQASWYKNELDTKKVFMRGNL, from the coding sequence ATGTTAAAGAATTTTATTAAGTGCATCTGCACTGTTTTTAAATACGGAGCCTTTCCGGCTGTAGTCTTATTTTTTCTTTCGGTTTTTACGGGACTGACCCTTCCTTTTACGGTTTTATATACTCAAAAACTAATCGATTCTATAATTTTATTTTTAAAAGAGTCTGTTGTTTTGTCTTCCGTTTTATGGAATGCCGCTGTTTTAGCCCTTACCATTCTTTTTATGAATCATGTTAATTTTATAAGCAATATAGCCTTTATCTATCTTGAAAAAAAATTGACTTATAATTTATCCGAAGCTATTTTAACCAAGATGCTTAAGATAGAATTTGCATGTTTTGAGGATGCTGCATTACACGATGCATTAAAGGAAATCAGGAGCCGGCCTGCAAAAAAGGTTATAAATCTTTTTAAGGAATGCCGTGCCTTCCTTTGTGACAGCATAAAACTTTTTGGAATGGTTTTTATATTTGCAAGGGTTTCCCCTTGGCTGAGTCTCGGCTTTTTTGTTTTTTTAGTTTTGGATTTTATAAACGAATATATTGCAACAAAAAAAATCCAAGCTATCTATGCTTCTCAAGTTTTTGATGAAAGAGAACTCGAAGACTTAAGCTCCCTTCTTTCAAATAAGGATGCCTTGCCCGAATTAAAAATATTTTCCGCGATTCCTTTTATCGTAAAAAAATTTAAGGATAAGTATAAGGTTTTATTGAAGGAAAGAATATCGATTACTCTAAAATCTTACCGTTACATGGGGATTGCTTCCGTAATAATGATAGCATGGTTTTCTTTTTTAATCTTTGTTTTGATTCGGTTAATTATAAGAGGACAAGTGTCTGTAGGAATGTTTACAGGTCTTATAGCTTCAATAACGGAAATTTATTATTTGCTTGTATTTATGTCTCAAAGTTTTTGGGGCTTAATCGATGATAATAAGAGTATCGGCTTTTTGTATACATTTATGGATCTTCCCCATGATATTCATTATAAAGAAATGCGGTATGAGGAAAAAATTTTAGAACAAAACATTTTGGAACAAAACATTTTCGATAAAAAAAATGCAATCATTTTTGAAAATGTTTCTTTCCATTATCCTAATTCTGAAAAAAAAGTTTTAAAAAATATTTCTTTTAGGATAGAAGCGGGAGCTCACATTGCCTTGGTAGGAAAAAACGGCAGCGGAAAAACAAGTTTGATAAAACTGATTGCAGGACTTTATAAGCCTTCAGCCGGAAATATCTTTATAGGTTCAAAAAACATAAACTCTCTTTCCCGCGATGCCCTTCACAGGGAGTTTAGTGTTGTGTTTCAAGATTATGCAAGCTATCAGATGACCCTGCGTGAAAATGCAGCACTGGGAAGCATTGAATTTTTAAACGATGATGAACACCTAAAAAAATCCCTTGCCCTTATTTCCGATGATCCTGTTTTTGATGATCTGGATAAGCATCTTGGAAAATTGGAAGAATCTGGAACGGAGCTTTCAGGAGGACAAAAACAAAAACTTGCAATTGCGAGGGCTTGTGCCGCTAAAACTAATTTTATAATTTTTGATGAGCCTACGGCTTCCTTGGATCCTTCAGCCGAAAAAGAAATGTATCAAAATCTTCAAAAAATTATAGGTACTTCCAATAGGGGGCGGGGCTGTATTTTTATCTCGCACCGTCTTGCAAGTGCAAAAATGGCAGACATCATTTTTGTGCTCGATGAAGGGAGAATAATCGAAAAAGGCTCCCATGATGAACTTATAAAAAACGGCGGCCTTTATTCTAAAATGTACAAGGAGCAGGCTTCTTGGTATAAGAATGAGCTTGACACTAAAAAAGTTTTTATGAGAGGAAACTTATGA